GCGCATTTCCGTGGTGACGCGCTGAAAGTTCACCGTGCCGCCCAGAGGACCGCCGCTGAAGTCCGCCGTCACCGTCCGCATCGATCCGCCCGTCGCGAAGGGCAGGTCGATGCGCGTGTCGTACGTGTACTCCAGGCCCAAGTTCGAGCGGAAGCAGTTCTTGGTACAGGTGTTCTGAATCGTGCCCGAGGTAAACGTGGCCGATTCACCATTGTACGACACGGCCATGGTCGAGAAGTAAGACCACGGCACAGGCAAACCGAATCGCAGCTGCGAACCGGTGCGGATATTCTGACCGAGGTTGCCAACGATGAAGCGGGACTGCGTACGATAGGCACTGATCGCGCCCGACACGCGGGAGCCGCGCAGCGCTGGGTCAGTATAGGTGGCCGTGAAGTCGTTGAAGAAACGCCCGTACTGCCAGTTCAGCTTGCCCTGCTTGCACAGACCGAAAAGGTTGGGCTGCTCGAGACCGATGAAGCCACCAAATCCAACGCCGCCCTGCCCCATCGACGCGCCGAAATTGATCGAGCCGGTCCGCTTCTCCTTCACACGGAACACGATGTCGACGTCGCCCTGATCATTCACCGGACGGTAATCCGGGAACGGCATCGGCGACTCGAAGAAGTTCATGTTGCCGATGCTCTGATAGCTGCGGATCAACGCGGCCTGATTGAACACGCCACCCGGCACCAGGAAGATCTGGCGGCGAATGCAGTCGTCGGCGGTGAAGTCGTTCCCGAGAATCTCGATGCGGTTCACAATCGCCGGATTCTTTTCGTCGATTTCCCAACGCAGGTTCACGGTCGGAATTGAATCCGGCCCCTCGACCGTACGCTCGAGCACGGGATTGATGCGCGCGTAGAGATAGCCGTTGTTGCGGTACTCGGCGTTCACCTTTTCGATGGCATCGTCCCACTTGTGCTGATCGAAGATGCCTTCAGGCGCCGCGGCTTCACGCTTGATCAAACCTTTCACGCGTTGCGTCAGCGTGGGGTCATTGCCTTCGAACGGATAAAACTTCTTCAAGTCTTCCGTGGGAAAGCGGCGATTACCCGCCACTTCGAAGGTGCCGATGCGATAGCGCGGCCCTTCCTCGATCCCGATCTGCACCAGTCCTTTTCCCTTCTCGCGATCGACGATCAGCGTGTCCTTCGAGATGCGCATGTCGACGTGGCCCAGTCGCGAAAACAGCGCCGGGATCCGCTCGCCGAGGTCCCCGACGTACTTGTCTTCGTCGAATTCGCCCTTGCGGAACCACCAGAACCCTTCGGGCTTGGTCTTCATCGCCGACACGACCTGCTTTTCCTTCACCGACGTATTGCCCACGATGTCGATGCCGGCGATCGCCAAGCGGCGACCCTCGTCGACCGTGTAGGTGATGCCAATGCGATCGTCGTCCATTTTCACGGAATCGATCGTGACACGCGCGAGGTAGTACCCAGCCGCCTCGTACGTGGAGTCGATGCGTGCCCGCGCCTTGGCGAGCATCATGGGATCGATCGGGCGGCCGATTAGCAGGTCGATCTTGTCACGGACCGACCGCTCAGAGACGTTCTTCGGGCCCACGACCTTGATTTCACCAAGGATCGCGCGCTCCCGTACCTGAATGACGGTCAGCACCTTTTCCGGCACGCTCTCGAGATCGCAGAGCAGCTGGACATCGTCGAAGAGGTTCAGCGCGTACAGCCCCTTCATGGAGCGCTGAATCGACGGGAAGTTGAGTGGCGTCCCAGGCGTGAGGCCCATCTCGCCACGGATTCGCGCATCAGGCGTTCGCGTGTTGCCACGGATCGCAATGGAGTCGGGAGACGCACAGCGCCCCGTCACGTCTTGGGCGGCCGCCGCACGAGGGGCTACCGCAGACGCACACAGGGCGATACCGGCCAACACCAACCGGGCCGTTCTTTGGGGGACGCTCTTCAGCATAACCTTTGAATATACACCGAAACGGCAAGCGGCCGGACCCCATGGGTCCGGCCGCCGCTGATCCTGCGTTACGCCTGAGGCGTAGGGGACAGGACGCGGAACTCCAGTTTCTCCTTCTCCGTGGTCGAGACCGCGACTTCGATCTCATCCCCCTTGGAGAACTCGCCCAGCAGGATCTTCTCGGACAGCGGATCCTCGATGTACCGCTGAATCGCCCGCTTGAGCGGACGAGCGCCGTAGTGCTCGTCGTGCCCGTGGTCGACCAAGAATTCGGTCGCCGCGTCGGTCAGCTTGATCGTGATCTCCTCCTCGGCCAGACGCTTCTGCACGTCGGCGAACAGGATCGACACGATCTTCGAAATGTGCTCCTTCCCGAGCGGGTGGAACACGATCACGTCGTCGAGACGATTGAGGAATTCGGGGTTGAACACCCGCCCCATCTCCTCCTTCACCTTCTCCGAAATGCGCTCGAAATCCCCGCGCGCATCGTTGCCGGCAAAGCCCAGCGACTTGCCCCGCGTAATATCCTTCGCGCCCACGTTCGACGTCATGATGACGACGGTGTTCTTGAAGTCGATTACCCGGCCGTAATTGTCGGTGAGGTGACCCTCATCGAGCACCTGCAGCAGGATGTTGAACACGTCCGGGTGCGCCTTCTCGATTTCGTCGAGGAGGACCACCGAGTACGGCTTGCGACGCACGGCCTTCGTGAGCGTCCCGGAGTCTTCGTAGCCCACGTACCCCGGCGGCGCACCAATGAGCCGCGACACGGAGAACTTTTCCATGTACTCGCTCATGTCGACGCGGATCAGGGCCGACGTATCGGCAAACAGGAACTTCGCGAGGGACCGCGCCAGCTCGGTCTTACCGACGCCCGTGGGCCCCGAGAAGATGAACGAGCCGATCGGACGACGCGGATCCTTCAAACCGGCGCGGCTGCGGCGGATAGAGCGGGCCAGCGCCTTGATGGCCTCGTCCTGACCGACCACCGACTGGTGCAGCTCGTCTTCCATCCGGAGCAGACGGGACGTTTCGGCTTCCTGGAGACGCGTGACGGGAATGCCCGTCCAGCGACTCACGATGAAGGCGATCTCCTCCTCACCCAGCGTGGGGCGATGCGACTGACGCCGCTGCTCCCAGTCCTCCTGCTTGCGACGGATCTGCGCCTGCAGATCACGCTCGTTGTCGCGCAACGAAGCCGCCCGCTCGAAATTCTGATCGCGCACCGCCGCTTCCTTGTCGGCGTTGATCGCTTCCAGCTGTTCCTTGAGCTCCGCCACCTCGGCCGGTGGGACCTGAGCCGCCAGTCGAGCCCGCGCGCCCGCCTCGTCGATCACGTCGATCGCCTTGTCCGGCAGGAAGCGATCGGTGATGTAGCGCTCCGACAGCTTGGCCGCGGCGAGCAGCGTCTCGTCGGGGATGTTCACGCGGTGATGGTCTTCGTACTTCTTGCGAAGCCCCTGCAGAATCTGCACGGTCTCGTCGATCGAGGGCGGCTCGACCACGACCGTCTGGAATCGACGCTCGAGCGCTCCGTCCTTCTCGATGTACTTGCGATACTCGTTGAGCGTAGAGGCACCGACGCACTGCAGTTCGCCGCGCGCGAGCGCCGGCTTCAGCATGTTGCTGGCGTCGATCGCGCCTTCGGCCGCACCGGCACCCACGAGCGTGTGCAGCTCGTCGATGAACAGAATGACCTGCTTGTTCTGCGCGATCTCGTTCATGACCGCCTTGAGGCGCTCCTCGAACTGGCCACGGTACTTCGTGCCCGCGATGACCGCCGCCATGTCGAGCGACAGCACACGGTTGTCGCGGAGGGAATCCGGGCAATCGCCATTGGCGATGAGTTGCGCCAGTCCTTCCACGATGGCCGTCTTGCCCACACCGGGTTCGCCGATCAGCACCGGGTTGTTCTTCTTCCGGCGCGTCAGCACTTCCATGACCCGCTCGATTTCCTTCGCGCGTCCGATCGTGGGATCGAGCTGTCCTTCCGCAGCAAGCTGCGTGAGGTCGCGGCAGAAATGATCGAGGGCCGGCGTCTTCGACTTCTTGTCACCCTTCGCCGGCGCCGCGGACGGCGGCACGCTGCCGGCCTTCTCGGCCTGCGGCGCTTGCCCACCCTGTGGCATTTCCGTGCCGAGCAGACGCAGCGTTTCCGTGCGCGCCGCTTCGAGATTGACGCCCGCGTCAGTCAACACCTGCGCGGCGATCCCCTTCTCTTCACGAAGGAGGCCAAGCAACAGGTGTTCGGTACCGACATAGCTGTGATTGAGATCGCGGGCTTCCGCCATCGCGAGCTCGAGCACCTTCTTGGCGCGTGAGGTATACGGCAGATCAGGTCCGGTGGCCTGAGCCGCTTTCCCCTTCTTGACGGTGTCCTCGATTTTCTGGGTAACGTCGTCGAGATCCACGTTGAGGTTTTGCAGCACCGCCGCCGCAACGCCCTCACCCTCGCGGATCAGGCCGAGCAGGATATGCTCGGTGCCCACATACTCGTGATGCAGACGTGCCGCTTCCTCGCGTGCCATCGCGAGAACCTTCCGCACCCGCTCGGTGAAGTTGTAGCCGTTCATCGTCCCCTCAGGGTCGTAGGGAAGCGGATCATTCGACGCCGCCGCCTTCGCTCACCAATACCTGCCGCACGTATTTGGCGCGCGCCAGATTGGTCTCGCTTTCCGTCAACGTACGTTGCTCGAGATGAGCAAGATGCGCCGACTGGGCAAAGATCAGGAGCTTGTTGAGTGTGTATACACTGAGCCCAGTGATCAGTTTCAGGCCAACCGCCAGACGTACTCCACTCAGGTAGTTCATGGCCTCGTCGAAGGTCAGACTGCGGGCATACCGCAGCGTCCCATAGGCGCGCCACAACTTGTCCTCGATAATATAGCCCGCGTCGCGGACGAGGACACGTCGCGCTTCCTCCTCGCGTTCGATCACGTGGCGTACGACGCGGACCAGAAGGTCCTGCAGTTCTTCTTCCGACCGCCCCAGTGTCGTCTGGTTCGACAGCTGAAAGAAATTCCCGACCACTTCGCTGCCTTCGCCGTACAATCCGCGATAGGTCAGCCCCATCTGCTGCAGCCCGGACAGCACCTTCCCGATCTCCTTGGTCAGCACCAGGCCGGGCAGGTGAATCAGGACCGAGGCCCGTAGACCCGTTCCGGCGTTGGTCGGACAGGCCGTCAGGAAGCCGAACTCCCGGTGAAAGGCAAACGGCACCTGCGAGCCGAGTTCCTGATCCAGCCGGTGCACCGACTCGAAGGCCTGGGGTACCGCGAATCCCGACCGAAGGGACTGCAGTCGGAGATGGTCCTCCTCATTCACCAGCAGACCGACCGACTCGCCGAGAAACACGGCAGCGCCGGATCGGATCGGATGCTGCGGATCGAGTCCGGCCAGCTCCTTGCTGACCAGATGGCGCTCGTGCAGCAACTGCCGGTCGACCGTGGCCAGCTCCTCGAGTCGCACCAGCAAGCTCCCGCTGAGCGAAGGAACGGCGCCGAGGGCATCGCGAACCTGAGCCAGCATCCGCAGTCGCTCACCGTCACGGGCGCGACCGGTGAACGCATACCCCGACACGTTGCGCGCCAGCCGCATTCGGGTCGAAATCACGATGTCCGAGTTCGGGCCGGACGCGTCGAGCCAGCGCACCCCACCATCGGGCAGGAGCGACAGATCGAGAGCCGGTCGGGGGGGCGTCATTCGATCACCTTGATGCGGTCGCGCAACTCGGCGGCCAGTTCGAACTGTTCCGTGTCAACCGCGCGCTGCAGACGATCGCGCAGATCATGGATCGAATCGGGCTTGGGCGTCGCGACGTGGGTGACGGGCGCGTCGTAGCGCTGTCCCACATGCCGGGAGCTACCATGCAGTCGCCGCAGCAGCTCGCGCAGGCTCTTCTCCATGGCGTCGTAGCAATGCGGGCAGCCCAGACGACCGGTTGCGCGGAAATCGCGCGCGGTGGCCCCGCAGAACGAACACGCGGCGGCGTCCTCACTGGTGGTGGACGCCTGCTGCTGCACGGCCTGCAAAATATCTCCGAGCGGGTGCTGGGCCACCGCGACGGTGGTCTCGACCCCCTTCTCCGCCGCACACTTCTCGCAGAGATGGAGCTGCGTGACCGCGTTGTCCACGATGCGCGTGAGATTCACGACGGCGTCGCGCTCTTTGCAGTTGTCGCAGATCATCAGCCCTCCGTCCCGAGACCGTTCGTCACCACCAACCGTCCTCCTTCCAACAATAGCGCCCGATCGGCTCGGGCAGCCAGCGACTGATTGTGGGTCACTACGACCAGACCCAACGAGAGATCACGAGCCAACTCCGAAAACAAGTCGTGGAGCCGCTCGGCGTTATGTAGATCCAGATTGCCGCTGGGCTCGTCGGCCAGAAGCAGCGCGGGCTCGGCAGCTAGCGCGCGCGCCACTGCGGTGCGCTGCTGCTCGCCGCCCGACATCGCGCCGGGGCGATGATGTCGACGCGCCGTGAGCCCAACGCGCTCCAGCAGATGCTCGGCCCGCTGCTGCGCAATACGGTCGGCCACACCGGCAATCCGCAGCGGCATCATCACATTCTCCAACGCCGAGAACTCGCGGAGGAGATGATGAAACTGAAACACGAACCCGACCGCACGGTTCCTGAGCTTGGCAACGGCCTCGTCGTCGAGCCCACCGACACTGTGTCCGGCGAGGTCGATACGACCCGCCGACGGCCGCTCGAGCGCGCCGAGGACGTGCAACAGCGTGCTCTTGCCCGCCCCGCTGGCGCCGACCACGGCGACCATCTCGCCCCGCTTGACGGTGATGGAGACCTCGTCGAGGATCCTGATCACGCCGCCGTCTCCGCCGAGGAACTCCTTGACGAGTCCCACGGCGTGGACCACAAGCGGTTCGCCGACCGGCACGCCACCGATGGATGCTTCGTCCAACGACAGCGGCTCACTCATGGCGAATCGCGTCGACGGGGTACAACCGGGCCGCCTGCGCCGCCGGATACAATGTCGCGAGCGCCGTGATGACGAGGCTCGACACGATGATCAGCAGCACATCGGGAAACTGAATGGCGACAGGTAGGTGATCGATGAAATACACCGACGGATCAAGGGAAATCAGCTGGTACTTCTCGAGCAGTAGCGACAGGAAGAGCCCGATCGCGACGCCACCTCCCGTACCTACTGCTCCTACAACGATTCCCTGATACAGAAAGATCCGACGGATCGACTTGGCCGGCATACCCATCGCCCGGAGAATACCAATCTCACGCGTCTTGTCGGATACGACCATCGTGAGCGTGCTGACGATGTTGAACGCGGCGACGACCACGATGAGCAGCAGGATGACACCCATGCCGAGCCGCTCGAGCTTGAGCGCCTGGAAGAGCGAGCGGTTCTGCTCCTGCCAATCGATAGCGCGCACGGGAGCCTTGAGGTTCGCACGGAGCGAATCGGCTACCGCCGGCGCCTGCCACCGATCGGCGGC
This region of Gemmatimonas groenlandica genomic DNA includes:
- a CDS encoding protein arginine kinase produces the protein MTPPRPALDLSLLPDGGVRWLDASGPNSDIVISTRMRLARNVSGYAFTGRARDGERLRMLAQVRDALGAVPSLSGSLLVRLEELATVDRQLLHERHLVSKELAGLDPQHPIRSGAAVFLGESVGLLVNEEDHLRLQSLRSGFAVPQAFESVHRLDQELGSQVPFAFHREFGFLTACPTNAGTGLRASVLIHLPGLVLTKEIGKVLSGLQQMGLTYRGLYGEGSEVVGNFFQLSNQTTLGRSEEELQDLLVRVVRHVIEREEEARRVLVRDAGYIIEDKLWRAYGTLRYARSLTFDEAMNYLSGVRLAVGLKLITGLSVYTLNKLLIFAQSAHLAHLEQRTLTESETNLARAKYVRQVLVSEGGGVE
- a CDS encoding UvrB/UvrC motif-containing protein, translating into MICDNCKERDAVVNLTRIVDNAVTQLHLCEKCAAEKGVETTVAVAQHPLGDILQAVQQQASTTSEDAAACSFCGATARDFRATGRLGCPHCYDAMEKSLRELLRRLHGSSRHVGQRYDAPVTHVATPKPDSIHDLRDRLQRAVDTEQFELAAELRDRIKVIE
- a CDS encoding ABC transporter ATP-binding protein, coding for MSEPLSLDEASIGGVPVGEPLVVHAVGLVKEFLGGDGGVIRILDEVSITVKRGEMVAVVGASGAGKSTLLHVLGALERPSAGRIDLAGHSVGGLDDEAVAKLRNRAVGFVFQFHHLLREFSALENVMMPLRIAGVADRIAQQRAEHLLERVGLTARRHHRPGAMSGGEQQRTAVARALAAEPALLLADEPSGNLDLHNAERLHDLFSELARDLSLGLVVVTHNQSLAARADRALLLEGGRLVVTNGLGTEG
- a CDS encoding ATP-dependent Clp protease ATP-binding subunit, whose product is MNGYNFTERVRKVLAMAREEAARLHHEYVGTEHILLGLIREGEGVAAAVLQNLNVDLDDVTQKIEDTVKKGKAAQATGPDLPYTSRAKKVLELAMAEARDLNHSYVGTEHLLLGLLREEKGIAAQVLTDAGVNLEAARTETLRLLGTEMPQGGQAPQAEKAGSVPPSAAPAKGDKKSKTPALDHFCRDLTQLAAEGQLDPTIGRAKEIERVMEVLTRRKKNNPVLIGEPGVGKTAIVEGLAQLIANGDCPDSLRDNRVLSLDMAAVIAGTKYRGQFEERLKAVMNEIAQNKQVILFIDELHTLVGAGAAEGAIDASNMLKPALARGELQCVGASTLNEYRKYIEKDGALERRFQTVVVEPPSIDETVQILQGLRKKYEDHHRVNIPDETLLAAAKLSERYITDRFLPDKAIDVIDEAGARARLAAQVPPAEVAELKEQLEAINADKEAAVRDQNFERAASLRDNERDLQAQIRRKQEDWEQRRQSHRPTLGEEEIAFIVSRWTGIPVTRLQEAETSRLLRMEDELHQSVVGQDEAIKALARSIRRSRAGLKDPRRPIGSFIFSGPTGVGKTELARSLAKFLFADTSALIRVDMSEYMEKFSVSRLIGAPPGYVGYEDSGTLTKAVRRKPYSVVLLDEIEKAHPDVFNILLQVLDEGHLTDNYGRVIDFKNTVVIMTSNVGAKDITRGKSLGFAGNDARGDFERISEKVKEEMGRVFNPEFLNRLDDVIVFHPLGKEHISKIVSILFADVQKRLAEEEITIKLTDAATEFLVDHGHDEHYGARPLKRAIQRYIEDPLSEKILLGEFSKGDEIEVAVSTTEKEKLEFRVLSPTPQA
- the bamA gene encoding outer membrane protein assembly factor BamA; its protein translation is MLKSVPQRTARLVLAGIALCASAVAPRAAAAQDVTGRCASPDSIAIRGNTRTPDARIRGEMGLTPGTPLNFPSIQRSMKGLYALNLFDDVQLLCDLESVPEKVLTVIQVRERAILGEIKVVGPKNVSERSVRDKIDLLIGRPIDPMMLAKARARIDSTYEAAGYYLARVTIDSVKMDDDRIGITYTVDEGRRLAIAGIDIVGNTSVKEKQVVSAMKTKPEGFWWFRKGEFDEDKYVGDLGERIPALFSRLGHVDMRISKDTLIVDREKGKGLVQIGIEEGPRYRIGTFEVAGNRRFPTEDLKKFYPFEGNDPTLTQRVKGLIKREAAAPEGIFDQHKWDDAIEKVNAEYRNNGYLYARINPVLERTVEGPDSIPTVNLRWEIDEKNPAIVNRIEILGNDFTADDCIRRQIFLVPGGVFNQAALIRSYQSIGNMNFFESPMPFPDYRPVNDQGDVDIVFRVKEKRTGSINFGASMGQGGVGFGGFIGLEQPNLFGLCKQGKLNWQYGRFFNDFTATYTDPALRGSRVSGAISAYRTQSRFIVGNLGQNIRTGSQLRFGLPVPWSYFSTMAVSYNGESATFTSGTIQNTCTKNCFRSNLGLEYTYDTRIDLPFATGGSMRTVTADFSGGPLGGTVNFQRVTTEMRAYTLLGQLGGTNPGSQPIKFTMGLTARAGSLFGNSGPFFFQQQFAVGGVMFGQQLRGYPEFSITPVGFNPNTDQYRSDPASFGNAFMTLTGEVGIRFNQMFYLNAFTDAGNNWASARQINPTRLFRSAGFGVSTVTPLGPLGLDMAYGFDRTTLDLVTGRIRPDPKWQFHFRLGQLF